GGCGATGATGAAATTTCAATACAGGGAAGATATTCAAGCAGCGGTGAGAAAAAAATTGAATTTCATTTCGGCAAACTTGGGGATCGGGAACAAACCATGATCTATGATTATCTTGAGAGATTATGGCACGAGCATGGAAAAGATAAACAGGCAAAAAACATCAATGGAATGGGGGCAAAAAAAGAATCTCAGGAAGCAAGACAGACAATGCCTCTGCTCTTTCTTTGCGATGATGATGAGTATTTTAAAAAAGTATCAAGTACATTTAAAAAAAATAATATTTCTTTATCCAGACTTCAAAGCATTGAAGAGTGTGAAGCAGAACTTTTTAAATTTCAATGGAAGCTAATGCTTGTTGACAGTAAGCTGAAAGATATTGATCTGTGGGATTTTTCAAGAAGAATGCAGAAAATAAGCGAAGAAAAAGAAAAACCTCTTCCTGTATTTATCCTGCTGTCAGAGGATATGTCTGAGGATAGTGTTGTTTATGCTCAATATGCAGGGTTTAAACATATATATCCGCGCACTGATTTTTGCGAAGATTGTGTCAGGTATATCGGAAGTATTATGGGTACTGTTGATAAGAGCACAAGCGACCTGCCGGTTGTTCTTATTATTGATGATGATAAGAACATCACATTTCCTTTGGAGCATGCACTTACAAAAAACGGATTTATGCCTGTAATTGCAACAACCGGAAGTGAAGGCGTCAGGTATGCAAAGGACCATACACTTTCCTGTATTGTTCTTGAACCTGCAATCAGAACAAAAGACGGTATGAATGCAGCGAGAATACTTAAAAGATTGCCTTTTACAAAAAATATACCGATGATCATTTTATCTGTTATCAATAAAAGAAAGGATATAGATCTGGTTACTCAGCTTGGAATTAAAGCATTCCTGAAAAAGCCGGTTGAAATAACAGTAATTGTTGAAAAGATTAAAAGTATATGCTGCGACAAACCAGGATGTTAATAGAGAATTATGGCAAGATATAATGTAATTCCCACAAAGACT
This DNA window, taken from bacterium, encodes the following:
- a CDS encoding response regulator; amino-acid sequence: GDDEISIQGRYSSSGEKKIEFHFGKLGDREQTMIYDYLERLWHEHGKDKQAKNINGMGAKKESQEARQTMPLLFLCDDDEYFKKVSSTFKKNNISLSRLQSIEECEAELFKFQWKLMLVDSKLKDIDLWDFSRRMQKISEEKEKPLPVFILLSEDMSEDSVVYAQYAGFKHIYPRTDFCEDCVRYIGSIMGTVDKSTSDLPVVLIIDDDKNITFPLEHALTKNGFMPVIATTGSEGVRYAKDHTLSCIVLEPAIRTKDGMNAARILKRLPFTKNIPMIILSVINKRKDIDLVTQLGIKAFLKKPVEITVIVEKIKSICCDKPGC